Proteins found in one Deltaproteobacteria bacterium genomic segment:
- a CDS encoding Hpt domain-containing protein, with protein sequence MISNAARILPLALDAPTDDVVVLDELLHQVDGDVALLRELIALFLASYPERLARLDAALADRDAPALELVAHSLRGSAYNFCAVAAAAAAARLEIIACSGNLTRADEAAAGAKYEYDRLADALRAIT encoded by the coding sequence ATGATCTCGAACGCCGCACGTATCCTCCCGCTCGCCCTCGACGCCCCCACCGACGACGTCGTCGTTCTTGATGAGTTGCTGCATCAGGTTGATGGCGATGTTGCGCTGCTCCGCGAACTGATCGCGCTATTCCTTGCCTCCTACCCCGAGCGACTCGCACGGCTCGACGCGGCCCTTGCGGACCGCGACGCGCCCGCGCTCGAACTCGTCGCTCATTCGCTGCGTGGCTCGGCTTACAATTTTTGCGCGGTGGCGGCCGCCGCGGCGGCGGCGCGCCTCGAAATCATCGCCTGCTCCGGCAATCTCACTCGCGCCGATGAGGCCGCCGCCGGCGCGAAGTATGAATACGATCGGCTCGCCGACGCCTTGAGAGCCATCACATAA
- a CDS encoding Hpt domain-containing protein, with amino-acid sequence MNLTIDRDLALARVEGDVELLQDLAQIFLGELPQLTDRLRTGLACDDGKAVQHAAHALKGSAGNFAATAVFELAKQLEAMGRDGDLSEAPITYEALEAELDRLKNALTDLA; translated from the coding sequence GTGAACCTGACTATCGACAGAGATCTTGCCCTTGCACGAGTGGAGGGCGATGTGGAGTTGCTGCAAGACTTGGCGCAGATCTTTCTGGGAGAGCTGCCTCAACTCACCGATCGGTTGCGAACCGGGCTCGCCTGCGACGACGGCAAAGCGGTGCAGCATGCGGCTCACGCACTGAAGGGTTCGGCTGGGAACTTTGCCGCCACCGCCGTCTTCGAGTTGGCGAAGCAACTGGAGGCCATGGGCCGCGACGGCGACCTCAGCGAAGCCCCGATAACGTACGAGGCCCTCGAAGCGGAACTCGACCGGCTCAAGAACGCTCTGACCGATCTCGCCTGA
- a CDS encoding chemotaxis protein CheA, protein MNDLTHDPAETEAFLDEADESLRLLERNLLALEAAPDDAEAVNAAFRAAHTIKGNSAMMGFEDIATFTHAVEGVLTCLRDRRLPYARATMDTLLGSLDVLRNLLGVVRGGATVPATRDALLARLSALVTPAATPSAAPSASLVVEGPERSASIASEPEAGSIRVATDKVDQLVNLAGELAITQSMVAQLVATFSTDKLPLLRQAVTTMEQSARELQERVMGIRMLPLRGVFDRLPRVVRDLAHQCGKQITLEVTGEETEIDKVLSEKIADPLIHLVRNAIDHGIETPAVRREQHKADSGRLTLCAHQQGGRIFIEVADDGRGLDRDRILARARAAGLVAAGDVLSDDDVYQFIFHPGLSTAEAITAVSGRGVGMDVVKRNIAALGGYITTTTQPGHGTCFRISLPLTLAMLDGQLLQVGEHVYVLPLGNIAESLRPQRANLQRLLGEGEVVRVRGHVLPILRLHQLFDVLPDTTELTDGLLVIAEAERVKVALFVDRLLEQQQIVIKRLDTNLGRVDGMAGATILGDGRVALILDVAGLMTLSRRPTRSAQTAAGLPIAMHSPKLQQEPLCAPESAI, encoded by the coding sequence ATGAATGATCTGACACACGACCCAGCGGAGACCGAGGCCTTCCTCGACGAAGCGGACGAATCGCTGCGGCTGCTCGAACGGAATCTGCTCGCGCTGGAAGCGGCACCCGATGACGCGGAAGCGGTGAACGCCGCCTTCCGCGCCGCGCACACGATCAAGGGCAACAGCGCGATGATGGGCTTCGAAGACATCGCCACCTTCACGCACGCCGTCGAAGGCGTGCTGACCTGCCTGCGGGATCGGCGGCTGCCCTACGCCCGCGCGACGATGGATACATTATTGGGCTCTCTCGATGTTCTGCGCAATTTGCTTGGCGTCGTTCGCGGCGGCGCAACGGTACCCGCCACCCGCGACGCCTTGCTCGCCCGGCTCAGCGCGCTGGTCACACCGGCCGCCACGCCCTCCGCGGCGCCGTCTGCGAGCCTCGTGGTCGAGGGACCCGAACGTTCCGCCAGCATCGCCAGCGAGCCCGAAGCCGGATCGATCCGGGTGGCCACCGACAAGGTCGATCAGCTCGTCAACCTGGCGGGCGAACTCGCCATCACCCAATCGATGGTGGCTCAACTCGTCGCCACGTTCAGTACGGACAAGCTGCCCCTCCTCCGCCAGGCCGTCACCACCATGGAGCAGAGCGCGCGCGAACTCCAAGAGCGCGTGATGGGCATCCGCATGCTCCCGCTGCGCGGCGTCTTCGATCGCTTGCCGCGGGTAGTACGCGATCTCGCACACCAGTGCGGCAAACAGATCACGCTCGAGGTCACCGGCGAAGAGACCGAGATCGACAAAGTCCTCAGCGAAAAGATAGCCGACCCGTTGATCCATCTGGTGCGCAACGCAATCGACCACGGCATCGAAACGCCCGCGGTTCGACGCGAACAGCACAAAGCGGACAGCGGCCGGCTCACGCTTTGCGCCCATCAACAAGGCGGCCGCATCTTCATCGAGGTGGCGGACGACGGGCGCGGACTCGATCGCGACCGCATCCTCGCACGCGCGCGGGCCGCCGGGCTGGTGGCCGCGGGCGATGTGCTCAGCGACGACGATGTCTACCAGTTCATCTTCCACCCCGGACTCTCCACCGCCGAGGCCATCACCGCGGTGTCGGGGCGCGGGGTCGGCATGGATGTCGTCAAGCGCAACATCGCCGCGCTCGGCGGATACATCACCACGACTACCCAGCCAGGACACGGAACGTGCTTCCGCATCAGCCTGCCGCTGACGCTCGCCATGCTCGACGGGCAATTGCTGCAGGTGGGCGAACATGTCTACGTGCTCCCGCTGGGCAACATCGCCGAGTCCCTGCGGCCGCAGCGGGCGAATCTGCAACGTCTTCTCGGCGAAGGCGAAGTGGTACGGGTGCGCGGCCATGTGTTGCCGATTCTGCGCTTGCACCAGCTCTTCGATGTCCTTCCCGACACCACCGAGCTGACCGACGGACTCTTGGTCATCGCCGAAGCCGAGCGCGTCAAAGTCGCATTGTTCGTCGACCGTTTGCTGGAGCAGCAACAGATCGTCATCAAGCGATTGGACACCAACCTCGGTCGCGTCGACGGTATGGCCGGCGCAACCATTCTTGGGGATGGCCGCGTGGCTTTGATCCTCGACGTAGCAGGACTGATGACGCTCAGTCGGCGCCCCACCCGGTCGGCTCAAACGGCCGCCGGGCTTCCCATCGCGATGCACTCACCCAAACTGCAGCAGGAGCCCTTATGCGCACCGGAATCGGCAATCTGA
- a CDS encoding HAMP domain-containing protein, with protein sequence MRTGIGNLRIRTKLLGLIGILLLGFTGFGVFGRQVLSTVAVNGPVYRSVVQGHELIADVAPPFATLLPSYLIVLQMLDESDRPTLDDLVQRGQQLRELYEARQHFWLSQLPDGALKDLLAVKAHVPAMRFFDARDRDFIPAVLGGNIAQAAVVLHTTLDPAYEEQRAAVDDIVKQGRAINATTEQWAADFVRTRESAFAIIGLVLLLLVSLSGVAIAASISRPVNRAIGVMKRTAEGDLTQRWHVTTTDDIGELARWFNVALDRIDGLVAQVRHTATAVAEAAQQLAGASAHLSSGCQEQASSLEETAASLEEITGTVKQSADNARQVTQLAAGARESAERGGDVVSAAVASIKDIAVSAARIAEIISVVDEIAFQTNLLALNAAVEAARAGEHGRGFAVVATEVRNLAQRSSLAAKEIKGLIHDSSQRVATGSELVNQSGQTLRALVSSVQQVSDLIADIAAAAQEQAAGITQVNTAVTQMDQVVQATAAQTEELSATAQSLASQAVEVETLVNQFRVSAEPPNVCTATDDPGVNSHVSFRAAGGVPMALPPPPSPVWLSAQAHNVRVVRAGNGKPITLHHRTAT encoded by the coding sequence ATGCGCACCGGAATCGGCAATCTGAGAATCCGCACCAAACTGTTGGGGTTGATCGGCATCTTGCTGCTCGGCTTCACCGGCTTTGGCGTGTTCGGGCGCCAAGTCTTGAGCACGGTCGCCGTCAACGGCCCCGTCTACCGCAGCGTAGTGCAGGGGCATGAACTCATCGCGGACGTCGCGCCGCCATTCGCCACCTTGCTCCCGTCCTATCTGATCGTCTTGCAGATGCTAGACGAGTCCGATCGGCCCACGCTGGACGATCTCGTCCAGCGCGGCCAGCAACTCCGCGAGCTGTACGAGGCCCGCCAGCACTTCTGGCTCTCGCAACTCCCCGACGGGGCGCTCAAGGACCTGTTGGCCGTGAAGGCGCACGTCCCGGCCATGCGCTTCTTCGATGCGCGTGACCGCGACTTCATTCCGGCGGTGCTGGGGGGCAACATCGCGCAGGCCGCCGTCGTGCTCCACACCACCCTCGATCCCGCCTACGAAGAGCAGCGCGCCGCCGTCGATGACATCGTCAAGCAGGGGCGCGCAATCAATGCCACCACCGAACAATGGGCGGCCGACTTTGTCCGCACGCGCGAATCAGCGTTCGCAATCATCGGCCTCGTACTCTTGCTGCTCGTGTCGCTCTCCGGCGTGGCGATCGCAGCCTCGATCTCGCGGCCGGTGAACCGAGCGATTGGCGTCATGAAGCGTACTGCGGAGGGGGATCTGACCCAGCGCTGGCACGTCACGACGACCGATGACATCGGAGAGCTCGCGCGTTGGTTCAATGTAGCGCTTGACCGGATCGACGGACTGGTCGCGCAGGTGCGGCACACCGCGACAGCGGTAGCCGAGGCCGCGCAACAATTGGCGGGCGCCTCGGCCCATCTTTCCAGCGGCTGCCAGGAGCAGGCCTCCAGTCTCGAGGAGACCGCCGCGTCGCTGGAGGAGATTACCGGCACCGTGAAGCAGAGTGCGGATAACGCGAGGCAAGTCACGCAGCTGGCGGCGGGCGCGCGCGAGAGCGCCGAGCGCGGCGGCGACGTCGTGAGCGCCGCGGTGGCATCGATCAAAGACATCGCGGTCTCGGCGGCGCGCATCGCCGAGATCATCAGCGTGGTCGACGAGATCGCCTTTCAGACCAACTTGCTCGCACTCAATGCCGCGGTCGAGGCCGCGCGGGCCGGCGAACACGGCCGCGGCTTCGCCGTCGTCGCCACCGAAGTGCGCAACCTCGCGCAACGCAGCTCATTGGCCGCCAAGGAAATCAAAGGCCTCATCCACGACTCGTCGCAACGCGTCGCGACCGGCTCGGAACTGGTGAACCAATCGGGACAGACTCTGCGCGCCTTGGTCAGCTCGGTCCAACAAGTCAGCGACCTGATTGCGGACATCGCCGCCGCGGCGCAAGAGCAAGCCGCCGGCATCACCCAAGTCAACACCGCCGTGACGCAGATGGATCAGGTCGTACAAGCCACCGCAGCGCAGACCGAAGAGTTGTCAGCGACGGCGCAATCGCTCGCCAGCCAAGCCGTCGAGGTCGAAACGCTCGTCAACCAGTTCCGCGTCTCGGCTGAACCGCCCAACGTGTGCACAGCCACCGACGATCCTGGGGTGAACAGTCACGTGTCGTTCAGGGCCGCGGGTGGCGTACCCATGGCACTCCCTCCACCGCCGTCCCCCGTTTGGCTGTCTGCCCAGGCTCACAATGTCCGCGTCGTGCGCGCGGGCAACGGAAAGCCCATCACACTCCATCACCGGACAGCAACTTAG
- a CDS encoding purine-binding chemotaxis protein CheW, translated as MNVQEPPATAPRQHLTFTLAEQTYGIDILNVQEIKGWAALTAIPNTPPFLKGVMNLRGTIIPVIDLRVKFGLPAIAPTRYAVIIVATVGTRTTGLLVDGVSDVLDFRATEMQPPPDLGGYVDVRFIRGVACVEDQVITLLDISCLVGDDLAAMDRPPAQIARAV; from the coding sequence ATGAACGTACAAGAACCCCCCGCCACTGCGCCACGCCAGCACCTCACATTCACGTTGGCGGAGCAGACGTACGGGATCGACATCCTCAACGTGCAGGAAATCAAGGGCTGGGCTGCACTCACGGCGATTCCGAACACCCCGCCCTTCCTCAAGGGCGTGATGAATCTGCGCGGCACCATCATCCCAGTGATCGATCTGCGCGTGAAATTCGGCCTGCCGGCCATCGCACCGACGCGCTATGCAGTCATCATCGTCGCCACCGTCGGAACACGCACCACAGGCTTGCTAGTCGACGGCGTGTCGGACGTTCTGGACTTCCGGGCCACCGAGATGCAGCCGCCGCCCGATCTCGGCGGCTACGTCGATGTCCGCTTCATCCGCGGGGTCGCCTGTGTCGAGGACCAGGTTATCACCCTGTTGGATATCTCCTGTCTGGTGGGCGACGACCTAGCCGCCATGGACCGGCCACCGGCGCAGATCGCGCGCGCCGTGTGA
- a CDS encoding protein-glutamate O-methyltransferase CheR → MNAALGDREFGLLRDLIKMHSGIALNECKRPLLQARLAKRLRQLGLQSYREYYDYLVQHDPGAQERDRFINALTTNTTAFFREPHHFDYLVHQWLPTLRARMLRGGAPTLRIWSSACSTGEEAYSLAITLTEALQPLPRWDIHVLASDIDTEALATGRAGVYPAASIDPVPEPLRQRYFQTGTGASTGLVRVVPRIQQLVTFTRINLLSAAWPVLSRFDCIFCRNVIIYFDAPTKQQVLNRLATALQRDGLLVLGHSESLLGRGLRFHHLGHTIYQANDPHRCTT, encoded by the coding sequence ATGAACGCGGCCCTCGGCGATCGTGAGTTCGGCCTCTTGCGCGACCTCATCAAAATGCACAGCGGGATCGCGCTCAACGAGTGCAAGCGGCCGCTGCTGCAGGCACGCCTCGCGAAGCGGCTCCGACAGCTCGGCTTGCAGAGTTACCGCGAGTACTACGACTACCTCGTTCAACACGATCCCGGCGCCCAGGAGCGCGATCGCTTCATCAACGCGCTGACCACCAACACGACCGCGTTCTTCCGCGAGCCGCATCACTTCGACTACCTCGTGCACCAGTGGCTGCCGACCTTGCGCGCCCGTATGCTCCGCGGCGGCGCGCCCACGTTGCGGATCTGGAGCAGCGCCTGCTCGACGGGTGAGGAAGCGTACTCGCTTGCCATCACGCTGACCGAAGCGCTGCAACCGTTGCCGCGCTGGGACATTCACGTCCTGGCTTCCGACATCGACACCGAAGCACTGGCCACGGGGCGGGCCGGCGTCTATCCCGCCGCGAGCATCGACCCGGTTCCCGAGCCGTTGCGCCAGCGCTACTTCCAAACCGGCACGGGTGCCTCGACAGGGCTCGTACGAGTGGTACCTCGGATTCAACAGCTGGTCACCTTCACGCGCATTAATCTGCTCAGCGCGGCCTGGCCGGTCTTGTCGCGCTTTGATTGCATCTTCTGCCGCAACGTCATCATCTATTTCGACGCGCCGACGAAGCAGCAGGTGTTGAACCGACTGGCGACCGCGCTGCAACGCGATGGCCTGCTCGTGCTCGGCCACTCCGAGAGTCTGCTCGGCCGCGGCTTACGTTTCCACCACCTCGGGCACACGATCTATCAGGCGAACGATCCGCACCGTTGCACGACATGA
- a CDS encoding chemotaxis protein CheD has protein sequence MTQPRRPERILFIGQVHACASPLLLRTLLGSCVAVCLFDPVARVGGMNHFALPNGPDRRTHTDRARFGLPAMIELLGALMAAGAVRHRLLATIIGGGHLLSTPDFANDLPRRNIDFARRFLARERIAIVAEDVGGHYPRQVRFHTDTGVVVVTRGRTSAGSRGGLRRVLVAALAAPDTAGDRH, from the coding sequence ATGACGCAGCCCCGCCGACCGGAACGGATTCTCTTCATCGGGCAGGTCCACGCCTGTGCGAGCCCGCTCCTCCTGCGCACGCTCCTCGGCTCGTGTGTCGCCGTGTGCCTGTTCGATCCGGTCGCGCGCGTGGGCGGCATGAATCATTTCGCCCTGCCCAACGGACCCGATCGGCGCACGCACACCGACCGGGCGCGCTTCGGATTGCCAGCGATGATCGAACTCCTCGGTGCGCTGATGGCGGCCGGCGCTGTGCGCCACCGCCTGCTGGCGACCATCATCGGCGGTGGGCACTTGCTCTCGACGCCCGACTTCGCCAACGACTTGCCGCGGAGAAACATCGATTTCGCGCGACGATTCCTGGCGCGCGAGCGCATCGCGATCGTGGCTGAGGATGTCGGCGGGCACTACCCCCGCCAAGTCCGCTTTCACACCGATACCGGCGTCGTTGTCGTCACGCGCGGGCGCACGAGCGCTGGGTCGCGTGGCGGCCTGCGTCGAGTGCTAGTAGCGGCACTGGCCGCACCCGACACGGCTGGGGACAGGCACTGA
- the cheB gene encoding chemotaxis-specific protein-glutamate methyltransferase CheB produces the protein MAPRVRVLIVDSSPFVRQELARALAQDPGIDVVGTAADADFARRKMQSLKPDVVTLDLAMPDSDGLAFLAQVTRDPSRPIVVVSARSEPDGETARRALELGAYAVVSKPPQDLRTHLGALTADLRETIVAAARTRARFRALARGAATAPHLKADDLVIAIGVSTGGPLALQTVLAALSSYTPGIVIVQHMPERYTRGLAARLNCECALGVRQAVDGDPIEPGVALVAPGDHHLQITRDGASLGVRVVDQPAVNHHRPSVDVLFHSVATHAGANALGIIMTGMGADGAAGLLAMKQAGAFTIAQDEASSIVFGMPKEAIGLGAVDRIVPLDRIATEVAAWHARQRPLKETHEHDSDCR, from the coding sequence ATGGCTCCGCGGGTTCGCGTTTTGATCGTCGACTCCTCTCCCTTCGTCCGCCAGGAACTTGCGCGCGCGCTGGCGCAAGACCCTGGCATTGATGTCGTCGGGACCGCCGCCGACGCGGACTTCGCGCGACGCAAGATGCAGTCGCTCAAACCGGACGTGGTCACGCTCGACCTCGCGATGCCGGATAGCGATGGCCTGGCCTTCTTGGCCCAAGTCACGCGCGATCCATCGCGGCCGATCGTCGTCGTGTCGGCGCGCAGCGAACCGGACGGAGAGACCGCGCGGCGGGCGCTGGAGCTCGGGGCGTACGCGGTCGTCAGCAAACCGCCTCAGGATCTCCGCACTCACCTCGGCGCCCTGACCGCGGACCTGCGTGAGACGATCGTAGCCGCGGCACGCACGCGCGCCCGCTTTCGTGCGCTGGCACGCGGGGCGGCAACCGCGCCACACCTGAAGGCCGACGACCTGGTCATCGCCATCGGTGTGTCAACCGGTGGACCGTTGGCGTTACAGACGGTGTTGGCGGCGCTGTCATCGTACACCCCCGGCATCGTCATCGTGCAGCACATGCCCGAACGCTACACGCGCGGACTCGCCGCACGACTAAATTGCGAGTGCGCGCTGGGCGTCCGGCAGGCCGTGGACGGTGATCCGATCGAGCCCGGCGTCGCTCTGGTGGCTCCTGGCGATCATCACCTGCAGATCACGCGCGACGGTGCGAGCCTGGGCGTACGAGTCGTTGACCAGCCCGCGGTGAACCACCATCGGCCCTCGGTCGACGTCCTCTTTCACTCGGTGGCGACACACGCCGGCGCCAACGCGCTGGGAATTATTATGACTGGGATGGGTGCCGACGGTGCAGCCGGCCTGCTCGCGATGAAGCAGGCTGGCGCCTTCACCATCGCGCAAGACGAGGCCAGTTCCATCGTCTTCGGCATGCCCAAGGAGGCCATCGGGCTCGGTGCCGTCGATCGCATCGTCCCGCTCGATCGCATCGCCACCGAAGTTGCGGCCTGGCACGCACGGCAGCGCCCACTCAAGGAGACCCATGAACACGATTCTGATTGTCGATGA
- a CDS encoding response regulator, which produces MNTILIVDDSALMRRLLRRMLEPRGYAVVDASDGAGAQRGFASEHPDLVLLDLNLEAESGLDVLAQLRDLDSNVRVIIVTADTEESTRIAIEQGGARLLLKPFEPATVAAAVAAALADPPRSYGSNPSNRQQGIAARIASR; this is translated from the coding sequence ATGAACACGATTCTGATTGTCGATGACTCCGCGCTCATGCGCCGCCTGCTCCGGCGGATGCTGGAGCCGCGCGGCTACGCGGTCGTCGATGCCAGCGATGGTGCCGGAGCGCAGCGCGGGTTCGCATCGGAGCATCCCGACTTGGTGTTGCTCGATCTCAACCTCGAGGCCGAGTCGGGTCTCGATGTGCTCGCGCAACTGCGCGACCTCGACAGCAACGTCCGCGTGATCATCGTGACCGCCGATACCGAAGAATCCACTCGCATCGCCATCGAGCAGGGCGGCGCCCGCTTGCTGCTCAAACCGTTCGAGCCCGCAACCGTCGCCGCCGCCGTCGCCGCGGCGCTCGCCGACCCGCCGCGATCCTACGGCAGCAACCCCAGCAACCGCCAGCAGGGAATCGCGGCCAGGATTGCGAGCAGGTAG
- a CDS encoding anion permease yields the protein MDSLATVLRRIPIFAELPPGSFAKIIADLREESHPPGTVLCYEGDEARDFYIIKSGSVEVLVNRGGDQRELVAVSGPSDWFGERALFSDRPRTATVVARDHVVVWRLAKDKFDALIEENPWLILHFTEVISDRLYRGNQELSKVQSAFASQMEVLLRAQSPARRAFLMGTAVLTTLDPPIIHDLLGSTDAAAELNAIEAQGGLVARLDGVVSYLEAVREFLLANVTAEVGADGVREQHRRAAALYRTAGRREPAISHLLDAGDWRAAAELLAAHTEELIASNRFDLLQGWVSRLPEHVIAELLPTLVERMERTLRPAATEAVATSFRQRVADRFQSARALWWFGAVLGVAAGVALWVAPPPAGLSSSGMHMLALLAWAVVFWAFDVLPDYVVGLGMIIGWILLRVVPPEVAVSGFTTPPFFLIIGVLGIAASLQSSGLLFRLALRVLQRFPLTYRGQALGLALSGTAITSAIPDVTSGVAIAGPIILAQSESLGYGRRSSGSAGLAMAAVLGFGQMSPFFLTGAAENLLAWGLLPAAMRFQITWGSWALAALPLAVVTFAVGFAVTMFLFPPEFQPTISRGLIETQIEALGPASRAEIVNGLVLIGAMLGWITGPYHGVDAAWVAMTGLAVLLTANLLDRATFRAGIYWDFLFYLGAVLGLTPVVQAVGVDRWTIGLLAPLLEPMTQHPTQFLLVMALVIYAARFVLPSFPLVSLLTITVVPIAAHAGINPLAITLVLCTTVAVWFLPYQSTYYLALYFGTKERAFSHGQVRLLAWSYGLIYLLAILAAIPCWRLLGLLP from the coding sequence ATGGATTCACTCGCTACCGTGCTGCGGCGGATTCCGATCTTCGCTGAGTTGCCGCCGGGCAGCTTCGCGAAGATCATCGCTGATTTGCGCGAGGAGTCGCATCCGCCCGGTACGGTGTTGTGTTACGAGGGGGACGAAGCGCGCGACTTTTACATCATCAAGTCCGGCAGCGTCGAAGTGCTCGTCAACCGCGGCGGTGATCAGCGTGAGCTGGTGGCGGTTAGCGGTCCGAGTGACTGGTTTGGCGAGCGCGCGCTGTTCTCCGATCGGCCACGCACGGCGACGGTGGTCGCGCGTGATCACGTGGTCGTGTGGCGGTTGGCCAAGGACAAGTTCGACGCGCTGATCGAAGAGAACCCGTGGTTGATCCTGCACTTCACCGAGGTGATCAGCGACCGGCTGTACCGCGGCAATCAAGAACTCTCAAAAGTGCAATCCGCGTTTGCGAGCCAGATGGAAGTCCTGTTGCGGGCGCAATCGCCAGCGCGGCGCGCGTTCCTCATGGGCACGGCGGTCCTGACTACGCTGGACCCGCCCATCATTCACGATCTGCTCGGGAGTACCGATGCCGCGGCCGAACTCAACGCGATCGAGGCGCAGGGCGGATTGGTCGCCCGCCTCGATGGTGTGGTGAGCTATCTCGAAGCGGTGCGCGAGTTCTTGCTGGCGAACGTGACGGCCGAAGTGGGTGCCGACGGCGTGCGCGAGCAGCACCGCCGCGCGGCGGCGCTGTATCGTACCGCGGGGCGTCGCGAGCCGGCGATTTCGCACCTGCTCGATGCTGGTGATTGGCGGGCGGCAGCGGAACTGTTGGCGGCTCATACCGAGGAGTTAATCGCGAGCAATCGCTTCGATCTGCTGCAGGGTTGGGTCAGTCGTTTGCCCGAGCACGTGATCGCGGAACTATTGCCGACACTGGTCGAGCGCATGGAGCGTACGCTGCGGCCCGCGGCGACGGAAGCGGTGGCTACTTCGTTTCGTCAACGAGTGGCGGATCGCTTCCAGTCGGCGCGCGCCTTGTGGTGGTTCGGGGCGGTGCTGGGTGTCGCGGCGGGCGTCGCCTTGTGGGTGGCGCCACCGCCAGCCGGGTTATCGTCCAGCGGGATGCACATGCTCGCGCTGTTGGCGTGGGCGGTGGTGTTCTGGGCGTTCGACGTGCTGCCCGACTACGTGGTCGGGCTCGGCATGATCATCGGCTGGATTCTGCTCCGGGTGGTGCCGCCCGAGGTCGCTGTGTCAGGCTTCACTACCCCGCCGTTCTTTCTCATCATCGGCGTGCTTGGCATCGCGGCATCGCTACAAAGTTCCGGCTTGTTGTTTCGCCTTGCCTTGCGCGTGTTGCAGCGCTTCCCGCTGACCTATCGCGGCCAAGCTCTTGGCTTGGCGCTGAGCGGCACGGCGATCACGTCGGCGATTCCCGATGTCACTTCCGGTGTCGCCATCGCCGGGCCGATCATTTTGGCGCAGTCGGAGTCGCTCGGGTACGGCAGGCGCAGCAGCGGCTCGGCGGGCCTGGCAATGGCTGCCGTGCTGGGCTTCGGACAAATGAGCCCGTTTTTTCTCACCGGCGCGGCGGAGAATTTGCTCGCGTGGGGTCTGCTGCCGGCCGCCATGCGCTTCCAGATCACCTGGGGCAGTTGGGCGTTGGCGGCGTTGCCGTTGGCGGTGGTGACGTTTGCCGTCGGGTTCGCCGTGACCATGTTTCTGTTCCCGCCGGAGTTCCAACCGACGATCTCACGTGGCCTGATCGAAACCCAGATCGAAGCGCTCGGCCCAGCATCACGCGCCGAGATCGTCAACGGGTTGGTGCTCATCGGCGCGATGCTCGGCTGGATCACCGGACCATACCATGGTGTCGACGCCGCGTGGGTGGCGATGACCGGCCTCGCGGTGTTGCTGACAGCGAACTTGCTCGACCGCGCCACTTTTCGCGCCGGGATCTATTGGGACTTTCTTTTCTATCTGGGGGCCGTACTCGGGCTGACGCCGGTGGTGCAGGCGGTCGGGGTCGACCGGTGGACGATCGGGCTGCTGGCGCCGCTGTTGGAGCCGATGACCCAGCATCCCACCCAGTTCTTATTGGTCATGGCGCTGGTAATTTACGCGGCGCGCTTCGTGTTGCCAAGTTTCCCGTTGGTGTCGCTGTTGACGATCACGGTGGTGCCGATCGCCGCGCATGCGGGCATCAATCCGTTGGCGATCACGCTGGTCCTCTGCACAACCGTGGCGGTGTGGTTCTTGCCGTATCAGAGTACGTACTATCTGGCGCTCTACTTCGGCACCAAAGAGCGCGCCTTTTCGCACGGGCAAGTGCGGCTGCTGGCGTGGAGCTACGGGCTGATCTACCTGCTCGCAATCCTGGCCGCGATTCCCTGCTGGCGGTTGCTGGGGTTGCTGCCGTAG